Proteins from a genomic interval of Pseudomonas silesiensis:
- a CDS encoding DUF934 domain-containing protein — protein MQRIIKNNEVVDETWHLLPKDFNIDEISNCDDYIVPLQLWREHSRMLKARDGGLGVWLDADEEAEEIGEDVDQFQVIALNFPAFTDGRNYSNARLLRDRYGFKGELRAIGDVLRDQLFYLRRCGFDAFALRADKDPYEALESLKDFSVTYQAATDEPLPLFRRR, from the coding sequence ATGCAGCGAATAATTAAGAACAACGAGGTCGTCGACGAAACCTGGCACTTGCTGCCCAAGGACTTCAACATCGACGAGATCAGCAACTGCGACGACTACATCGTCCCGCTGCAGCTGTGGCGCGAACACAGCCGTATGCTCAAGGCCCGCGATGGCGGCCTGGGCGTGTGGCTGGATGCCGATGAAGAAGCCGAGGAAATCGGTGAGGACGTGGATCAGTTCCAGGTCATCGCCCTGAACTTCCCGGCCTTCACCGATGGTCGTAACTACTCCAACGCCCGTTTGCTGCGTGACCGTTATGGCTTCAAGGGCGAACTGCGGGCGATCGGCGATGTGTTGCGCGATCAGCTGTTCTACCTGCGTCGCTGCGGGTTCGATGCCTTTGCACTGCGCGCCGACAAAGACCCGTACGAAGCGCTGGAAAGCCTCAAGGACTTTTCGGTGACCTATCAGGCCGCCACCGACGAACCGCTGCCGCTGTTCCGTCGCCGCTGA
- a CDS encoding nitrite/sulfite reductase translates to MYVYDEYDQRIIEDRVKQFRDQTRRYLAGELSEEEFRPLRLQNGLYIQRFAPMLRVAVPYGQLTSRQTRMMAKIARDYDKGYAHISTRQNVQFNWPALEDIPDILAELATVQMHAIQTSGNCLRNVTTDQFAGVAADELIDPRPWCEIVRQWTTFHPEFAYLPRKFKIAINGSTSDRAAIEVHDIGLEAVRNAAGEIGFRVLVGGGLGRTPVVGAFINEFLPWQDLLSYLDAILRVYNRYGRRDNKYKARIKILVKALTPEVFAQKVEAEMEHLRGGQTTLTEAEVHRVAKHFVDPEYKALDNQSAELAKLDKQHPGFARWRTRNTLAHKKPGYVAVTLSLKPTGVAPGDITDKQLDAVADLAERYSFGQLRTSHEQNIILADVEQGRLFEMWGELREQGFATPNIGLLTDIICCPGGDFCSLANAKSIPIAESIQRRFDDLDYLFDIGELDLNISGCMNACGHHHVGHIGILGVDKKGEEFYQVSLGGSGTRDASLGKILGPSFAQDVMPDVIEKLIDVYIEQRTEDERFIDTYQRIGIDLFKERVYAANN, encoded by the coding sequence ATGTACGTATACGACGAGTACGATCAGCGGATCATCGAGGACCGCGTCAAGCAGTTCCGTGATCAGACCCGACGCTATCTGGCAGGCGAGCTGAGCGAAGAAGAATTCCGCCCTTTGCGCCTGCAAAACGGGCTTTATATCCAGCGTTTCGCGCCGATGTTGCGGGTGGCGGTGCCTTACGGCCAGCTGACTTCGCGCCAGACGCGAATGATGGCCAAAATTGCCCGCGACTATGACAAGGGCTATGCCCACATCAGTACCCGGCAGAACGTGCAGTTCAACTGGCCGGCGCTGGAAGACATCCCGGACATCCTCGCTGAACTGGCGACCGTGCAGATGCACGCGATCCAGACCAGCGGCAACTGCCTGCGCAACGTCACCACCGACCAGTTCGCCGGTGTCGCCGCGGACGAGTTGATCGATCCGCGCCCATGGTGCGAGATCGTCCGCCAGTGGACGACGTTCCACCCGGAATTCGCCTACCTGCCGCGCAAGTTCAAGATCGCCATCAACGGTTCCACCTCGGACCGTGCCGCCATCGAAGTCCATGACATCGGTCTGGAAGCGGTGCGCAATGCCGCTGGCGAAATCGGCTTCCGCGTGCTGGTCGGTGGCGGCCTGGGCCGTACACCGGTAGTGGGCGCGTTCATCAACGAGTTCCTGCCGTGGCAGGACCTGTTGAGCTACCTCGACGCCATCCTGCGGGTCTACAACCGCTACGGCCGTCGTGACAACAAGTACAAGGCGCGGATCAAGATTCTGGTCAAGGCCTTGACGCCTGAAGTCTTTGCGCAAAAAGTCGAAGCGGAAATGGAACACCTGCGCGGTGGCCAGACCACATTGACCGAGGCCGAAGTGCATCGCGTCGCCAAACACTTCGTCGACCCCGAGTACAAGGCGCTGGACAACCAGAGCGCCGAACTCGCCAAGCTCGACAAGCAGCACCCGGGCTTTGCGCGCTGGCGCACCCGCAATACCCTGGCCCACAAAAAACCGGGCTATGTGGCAGTGACGCTGTCGCTGAAGCCGACCGGCGTTGCCCCGGGCGACATCACCGACAAACAGCTCGACGCCGTGGCCGACCTGGCCGAGCGTTACAGCTTCGGTCAGCTGCGCACTTCCCACGAGCAGAACATCATTCTGGCCGACGTGGAACAGGGCCGGTTGTTCGAGATGTGGGGTGAACTGCGCGAGCAAGGCTTCGCCACGCCGAACATCGGCTTGCTGACCGACATCATCTGCTGCCCGGGCGGCGATTTCTGCTCCCTGGCCAATGCCAAGTCGATCCCGATCGCCGAATCGATCCAGCGCCGTTTCGACGACCTGGACTATCTGTTCGACATCGGCGAACTGGACCTGAACATCTCCGGTTGCATGAACGCCTGTGGCCACCACCACGTCGGCCACATCGGCATCCTCGGGGTGGACAAGAAAGGCGAAGAGTTCTACCAGGTGTCCCTGGGTGGCAGCGGCACCCGCGATGCGAGCCTGGGCAAGATCCTCGGCCCGTCCTTCGCCCAGGACGTCATGCCTGATGTGATCGAGAAGCTGATCGACGTGTACATCGAACAACGTACCGAAGACGAGCGTTTCATTGACACTTATCAGCGTATTGGCATCGACCTCTTCAAGGAGCGCGTCTATGCAGCGAATAATTAA
- a CDS encoding ABC transporter substrate-binding protein, which produces MLKFFCGVLLALGTMVAPCTQAASVLFLNPGTTGEAFWLSYSQFMQAAARDLAMDLRIQYADHLAETTLAQAREALQGPGRPDYLVFVNEQYVAPEILRLAQGSGVKLFMVNNALTPDQMSLLGSQPEKYPDWLGSLVPNDEEGGYLMLKELIRLHPPAAPGQVIELLAFSGLKVTPAAQLREKGMMRALAEHPEVRLRQLVYGGWTRERAYEQAGLLFKRYPRASLVWTANDEMAFGVMQAYVEAGGEPGKDALFGTINHSPAALRALLDGRLSVLLGGHFSLGGWALVQLHDYDQGVDFGQYGGRDRQIPLLQLIDRAQAERLLTLGVRQDYGVDFQKLSAKGQPASYRYPFSLQTLLH; this is translated from the coding sequence ATGTTGAAGTTCTTCTGCGGCGTATTGCTGGCGCTGGGCACGATGGTGGCACCTTGTACCCAGGCCGCGTCGGTGCTGTTCCTGAATCCGGGAACCACCGGGGAAGCTTTTTGGCTCAGTTATTCGCAGTTCATGCAGGCCGCGGCGAGGGACCTGGCCATGGATTTGCGTATTCAATATGCCGACCATCTCGCTGAAACCACCCTCGCGCAGGCTCGCGAGGCCTTGCAAGGCCCAGGCCGGCCGGACTATCTGGTGTTCGTCAACGAGCAGTACGTTGCCCCCGAAATCCTGCGCCTGGCGCAAGGCAGTGGCGTGAAGCTGTTCATGGTCAATAACGCGCTGACCCCGGACCAGATGAGCCTGCTCGGCTCGCAACCTGAAAAATACCCCGATTGGCTGGGCAGCCTGGTGCCCAACGACGAGGAGGGCGGCTACCTGATGCTCAAGGAGCTGATTCGCCTGCATCCCCCGGCCGCCCCCGGTCAAGTCATCGAGCTGCTGGCGTTTTCCGGTCTGAAGGTCACGCCAGCGGCGCAGCTGCGGGAGAAGGGCATGATGCGCGCCCTGGCCGAGCACCCTGAAGTGCGGTTGCGCCAGTTGGTGTATGGCGGCTGGACCCGGGAGCGCGCCTATGAGCAGGCCGGGTTGCTGTTCAAACGCTATCCGAGGGCCTCGTTGGTCTGGACAGCCAATGACGAAATGGCCTTTGGGGTCATGCAAGCCTATGTCGAAGCCGGTGGCGAACCTGGAAAGGACGCACTGTTCGGCACCATCAATCATTCACCCGCTGCCTTGCGCGCACTGCTGGACGGCCGGCTGAGCGTGCTGCTGGGTGGGCATTTCAGCCTGGGCGGCTGGGCCCTCGTGCAGTTGCATGATTATGATCAAGGCGTGGATTTCGGTCAGTACGGCGGCCGTGACCGGCAGATTCCCTTGCTGCAACTGATCGATCGGGCACAGGCCGAGCGACTGTTGACGCTGGGTGTGAGGCAGGATTACGGCGTGGATTTCCAAAAGCTCTCGGCCAAGGGGCAACCGGCGTCGTATCGCTACCCGTTCAGCCTGCAGACCCTGCTGCACTGA
- a CDS encoding DUF2970 domain-containing protein, whose translation MDDPVDNKPPSFWQMLHSVMAAAFGVQSGKNRARDFTHGKPSHFVILGIVFTAVFALTLFGIVKLVLHLAGI comes from the coding sequence ATGGACGATCCAGTCGACAACAAGCCTCCGAGCTTCTGGCAGATGCTGCACAGCGTCATGGCCGCGGCGTTCGGGGTGCAGAGCGGGAAGAACCGGGCCCGGGACTTCACTCACGGCAAACCCAGCCATTTCGTGATCCTGGGGATTGTGTTCACGGCGGTGTTCGCCCTGACCCTGTTCGGCATTGTCAAACTGGTGCTGCACCTGGCCGGGATCTGA
- the metH gene encoding methionine synthase codes for MSDRSVRLQALKHALKERILILDGGMGTMIQSYKLEEQDYRGKRFADWPSDVKGNNDLLILTRPDVIGSIEKAYLDAGADILETNTFNATQVSQADYGMQGLAYELNVEGARLARQVADAKTLETPDKPRFVAGVLGPTSRTCSLSPDVNNPGYRNVTFDELVENYTEATKGLIEGGADLILIETIFDTLNAKAAIFAVQGVYEELGVELPIMISGTITDASGRTLSGQTTEAFWNSVAHAKPISVGLNCALGASELRPYLEELSNKAGTYVSAHPNAGLPNEFGEYDELPAETAKVIEEFAQSGFLNIVGGCCGTTPGHIEAIAKAVAGYAPREIPEIPKACRLSGLEPFTIDRSSLFVNVGERTNITGSAKFARLIRDDNYTEALEVALQQVEAGAQVIDINMDEGMLDSKKAMVTFLNLIAGEPDISRVPIMIDSSKWEVIEAGLKCIQGKGIVNSISMKEGVEQFIQHAKLCKRYGAAVVVMAFDEAGQADTEARKKEICKRSYDILVNEVGFPPEDIIFDPNIFAVATGIEEHNNYAVDFINACAYIRDELPYALTSGGVSNVSFSFRGNNPVREAIHSVFLLYAIRNGLTMGIVNAGQLEIYDQIPAELRDAVEDVILNRTPEGTDALLAIADKYKGDGSVKEAETEEWRNWDVNKRLEHALVKGITTHIVEDTEESRQSFARPIEVIEGPLMSGMNIVGDLFGAGKMFLPQVVKSARVMKQAVAHLIPFIELEKGDKPEAKGKILMATVKGDVHDIGKNIVGVVLGCNGYDIVDLGVMVPAEKILQVAKEQKCDIIGLSGLITPSLDEMVHVAREMQRQDFHLPLMIGGATTSKAHTAVKIEPKYSNDAVIYVTDASRAVGVATQLLSKELKPAFVEKTRLEYIEVRERTANRSARTERLSYPAAIAKKPQFDWSTYTPVKPTFTGAKVLDNIDLKVLAEYIDWTPFFISWDLAGKFPRILTDEVVGEAATSLYADAQEMLAKLIDEKLISARAVFGFWPANQVRDDDIELYGDDGKPLAKLHHLRQQIIKTDGKPNFSLADFVAPKDSEVTDYVGGFITTAGIGAEEVAKAYQDAGDDYNSIMVKALADRLAEACAEWLHQQVRKNYWGYAKDETLDNEALIKEQYTGIRPAPGYPACPDHTEKGTLFALLDPQASEMQAGRSGVFLTEHYAMFPAAAVSGWYFAHPQAQYFAVGKIDKDQVQSYTSRKGQELSVTERWLAPNLGYDN; via the coding sequence ATGTCCGATCGCAGCGTTCGCCTTCAAGCTCTCAAGCACGCCCTCAAAGAGCGCATCCTGATACTCGATGGCGGCATGGGCACGATGATCCAGAGCTACAAGCTCGAGGAGCAGGATTACCGCGGCAAGCGTTTCGCCGACTGGCCGAGTGACGTCAAGGGCAACAACGACCTGTTGATCCTGACCCGCCCGGACGTGATCGGCTCGATCGAAAAGGCCTACCTGGATGCCGGCGCCGACATTCTGGAAACCAACACCTTCAACGCCACCCAGGTGTCCCAGGCCGACTATGGCATGCAAGGCCTGGCGTATGAGTTGAACGTAGAAGGCGCCCGCCTGGCACGCCAGGTGGCGGACGCCAAGACCCTGGAAACACCGGACAAGCCACGTTTCGTCGCCGGCGTGCTCGGCCCTACCAGTCGAACCTGCTCGCTGTCGCCGGACGTGAACAATCCCGGCTATCGCAACGTGACTTTCGATGAGCTGGTGGAAAACTACACCGAGGCCACCAAGGGCCTGATCGAAGGCGGTGCCGACCTGATCCTGATCGAAACCATCTTCGACACCCTGAACGCCAAAGCCGCGATCTTTGCCGTGCAGGGGGTCTACGAAGAACTGGGCGTCGAGTTGCCGATCATGATTTCCGGCACCATCACCGATGCCTCCGGCCGTACCCTGTCCGGCCAGACCACCGAAGCCTTCTGGAACTCCGTGGCCCACGCCAAGCCGATTTCGGTCGGCCTGAACTGCGCCCTCGGTGCCAGCGAATTGCGTCCGTACCTGGAAGAGCTGTCGAACAAGGCCGGCACCTATGTCTCCGCACACCCTAACGCCGGCCTGCCGAACGAATTCGGCGAGTACGACGAACTGCCGGCGGAAACCGCCAAGGTCATCGAGGAATTCGCCCAAAGCGGCTTCCTCAACATTGTCGGCGGCTGCTGCGGCACCACGCCAGGCCACATCGAGGCCATCGCCAAGGCCGTGGCCGGCTACGCACCGCGGGAGATCCCGGAGATCCCCAAGGCCTGCCGCCTGTCGGGCCTGGAACCCTTTACCATCGATCGCAGCTCATTGTTCGTCAACGTCGGCGAACGCACGAACATCACCGGTTCCGCCAAGTTCGCGCGGCTGATCCGTGACGACAACTACACCGAAGCCCTGGAAGTCGCCCTGCAGCAGGTCGAAGCCGGCGCCCAGGTGATCGACATCAACATGGACGAAGGGATGCTCGATTCGAAGAAGGCCATGGTGACCTTCCTCAATCTGATTGCCGGCGAGCCGGACATCTCCCGCGTGCCGATCATGATCGACTCCTCCAAGTGGGAGGTGATCGAAGCCGGCCTGAAATGCATCCAGGGCAAGGGCATCGTCAACTCGATCAGCATGAAGGAAGGCGTCGAGCAGTTCATTCAGCACGCCAAGCTGTGCAAGCGCTACGGCGCCGCCGTGGTGGTGATGGCCTTCGACGAAGCCGGCCAGGCCGACACCGAAGCGCGCAAGAAAGAGATCTGCAAACGCTCCTACGACATCCTGGTCAACGAAGTCGGCTTCCCGCCGGAAGACATCATTTTCGACCCGAACATCTTCGCCGTGGCCACCGGCATCGAAGAGCACAACAACTACGCTGTGGACTTCATCAATGCCTGTGCCTACATCCGTGACGAACTGCCGTATGCCCTGACGTCCGGCGGCGTGTCCAACGTGTCGTTCTCGTTCCGCGGCAACAACCCGGTCCGCGAGGCGATTCACTCGGTGTTCCTGCTGTATGCGATCCGCAACGGCCTGACCATGGGTATCGTCAACGCCGGCCAGCTGGAGATCTACGACCAGATCCCGGCCGAGCTGCGCGATGCCGTGGAAGACGTGATCCTCAACCGCACCCCGGAAGGCACCGACGCCCTCCTCGCCATCGCCGACAAGTACAAGGGCGACGGCAGCGTCAAGGAAGCCGAGACCGAAGAGTGGCGCAACTGGGACGTCAACAAGCGCCTGGAACACGCACTGGTCAAAGGCATCACCACCCACATCGTCGAGGACACCGAAGAGTCGCGCCAGTCCTTCGCCCGGCCGATCGAGGTCATCGAAGGCCCGCTGATGTCCGGCATGAACATCGTCGGCGATCTGTTCGGCGCCGGCAAAATGTTCCTGCCGCAGGTGGTCAAATCCGCCCGCGTGATGAAGCAGGCCGTGGCCCACCTGATCCCGTTCATCGAACTGGAAAAAGGCGACAAGCCGGAAGCCAAGGGCAAGATCCTCATGGCCACGGTAAAAGGCGACGTGCACGACATCGGCAAGAACATCGTCGGCGTGGTGCTGGGCTGTAACGGCTACGACATCGTCGACCTCGGCGTGATGGTGCCGGCCGAGAAGATCCTGCAAGTGGCCAAGGAGCAGAAGTGCGACATCATCGGCCTGTCCGGCCTGATCACGCCTTCGCTGGATGAAATGGTCCACGTGGCCCGTGAGATGCAGCGCCAGGACTTCCACCTGCCGTTGATGATCGGCGGCGCGACCACCTCCAAGGCGCACACGGCGGTGAAGATCGAACCCAAGTACAGCAACGACGCGGTCATTTACGTGACCGACGCCTCCCGCGCCGTGGGCGTGGCCACCCAGTTGCTGTCCAAGGAGTTGAAGCCGGCGTTCGTCGAGAAGACCCGCCTGGAATACATCGAAGTCCGCGAGCGCACCGCCAACCGCAGCGCCCGCACCGAACGCCTGAGCTACCCGGCGGCGATCGCCAAGAAGCCGCAGTTCGACTGGAGCACCTACACCCCGGTCAAACCGACCTTCACCGGCGCCAAAGTGCTGGACAACATCGACCTCAAGGTGTTGGCCGAATACATCGACTGGACGCCGTTCTTCATCTCCTGGGACCTGGCCGGCAAGTTCCCGCGCATCCTCACCGACGAAGTGGTCGGTGAAGCCGCCACTTCGCTGTACGCCGATGCCCAGGAAATGCTCGCCAAGCTGATCGACGAAAAACTCATCAGCGCCCGTGCGGTGTTCGGCTTCTGGCCGGCCAACCAGGTGCGCGACGATGACATCGAGCTCTACGGCGACGACGGCAAGCCACTGGCCAAGCTGCATCACCTGCGCCAGCAGATCATCAAGACCGATGGCAAGCCGAACTTCTCCCTGGCCGACTTCGTGGCCCCGAAGGACAGCGAAGTCACCGACTACGTGGGGGGGTTCATTACCACCGCCGGGATCGGCGCCGAAGAAGTGGCCAAGGCCTACCAGGATGCTGGCGACGATTACAACTCGATCATGGTCAAGGCCCTGGCCGACCGTCTGGCCGAGGCCTGCGCCGAATGGCTGCACCAGCAGGTGCGTAAGAATTACTGGGGTTACGCCAAGGACGAGACGCTGGACAACGAGGCGTTGATCAAAGAGCAATACACCGGCATCCGCCCTGCTCCGGGTTACCCGGCCTGCCCGGATCACACCGAGAAAGGCACCTTGTTCGCACTGCTCGACCCCCAAGCCAGCGAAATGCAGGCGGGCCGCAGCGGTGTGTTCCTCACCGAGCATTACGCGATGTTCCCGGCGGCAGCGGTCAGCGGGTGGTACTTCGCTCACCCGCAGGCGCAGTACTTCGCCGTGGGCAAGATCGACAAGGATCAGGTACAGAGCTACACCTCGCGCAAAGGTCAGGAATTGAGCGTGACCGAGCGGTGGCTGGCGCCGAACCTGGGTTACGACAACTAA
- the nfuA gene encoding Fe-S biogenesis protein NfuA: MTAITITDAAHDYLADLLSKQNTPGIGIRVFITQPGTQYAETCIAYCKPGEEKPEDTALGLKSFTAYIDSFSEAFLDDAVVDYATDRMGGQLTIKAPNAKVPMVNADSPINERINYYLQTEINPGLASHGGQVSLIDVVDDGIAVLKFGGGCQGCGQADVTLREGIERTLLERVPELKGVRDVTDHTQKENAYY, from the coding sequence ATGACCGCTATTACCATTACCGACGCCGCCCACGACTATCTGGCCGATCTGCTCTCCAAGCAGAACACCCCGGGTATCGGCATTCGCGTCTTTATCACCCAGCCTGGCACCCAGTACGCCGAAACCTGCATTGCCTACTGCAAGCCGGGCGAAGAAAAACCTGAAGACACGGCGCTGGGGCTGAAAAGCTTCACTGCCTACATCGATTCGTTCAGCGAAGCCTTCCTGGACGACGCGGTAGTCGACTACGCCACCGACCGCATGGGCGGCCAGCTGACCATCAAGGCGCCAAACGCCAAAGTACCGATGGTGAATGCCGACAGCCCGATCAACGAGCGCATCAACTATTACCTGCAGACCGAGATCAACCCGGGGCTCGCGAGCCACGGCGGTCAGGTCAGCCTGATCGATGTGGTCGACGATGGCATCGCCGTGCTGAAATTCGGCGGCGGCTGCCAGGGATGCGGCCAGGCAGACGTTACCTTGCGCGAAGGCATCGAGCGTACTCTGCTTGAGCGAGTTCCCGAGCTCAAGGGCGTTCGCGACGTGACTGACCACACGCAGAAAGAAAACGCCTACTACTAA
- the cobM gene encoding precorrin-4 C(11)-methyltransferase, protein MTVYFIGAGPGDPELITVKGQRLIRSCPVIIYAGSLVPAAVLEGHQAEQLVNSAELHLEQIIELIKSAHAKGQDVARVHSGDPSLYGAIGEQIRYLRELDIAFEIIPGVTATAACAALLGAELTLPDVSQSVILTRYADKTSMPAGEELGSLAQHGATMAVHLGVNHLQKILVELLPHYGADCPIAVIHRATWPDQDWVVGTLEDIAGKVEAKGFRRTALILVGRVLGSDHFSESSLYRAGHAHLYRP, encoded by the coding sequence ATGACTGTCTACTTCATTGGCGCAGGTCCCGGCGACCCGGAACTGATCACCGTCAAAGGCCAACGGCTGATTCGCAGCTGCCCGGTGATCATCTATGCCGGCTCCCTGGTGCCCGCCGCCGTGCTCGAAGGCCATCAGGCCGAACAGCTCGTGAACAGCGCCGAACTGCACCTGGAACAGATCATCGAGCTGATCAAGAGCGCCCATGCCAAGGGCCAGGATGTGGCGCGGGTGCACTCCGGCGATCCGAGCCTGTATGGCGCCATTGGCGAGCAGATTCGCTACCTGCGCGAGCTCGACATTGCCTTTGAAATCATTCCCGGCGTGACCGCGACAGCGGCCTGCGCGGCGCTTCTGGGTGCAGAGCTGACCTTGCCGGATGTGTCGCAGAGCGTGATTCTGACCCGTTACGCCGACAAGACAAGCATGCCCGCCGGTGAAGAGCTCGGCAGCCTGGCGCAGCATGGAGCGACCATGGCGGTCCATCTGGGGGTCAATCACCTGCAGAAGATCCTGGTCGAATTGCTGCCCCATTACGGTGCGGACTGTCCGATCGCAGTGATACACCGGGCGACCTGGCCGGACCAGGATTGGGTGGTTGGGACGCTTGAGGATATTGCCGGGAAAGTCGAGGCGAAGGGGTTTCGAAGGACGGCGTTGATTCTGGTGGGTCGGGTGTTGGGGAGCGATCATTTCAGTGAATCATCGCTGTATCGCGCCGGGCATGCGCATTTGTATCGGCCATAG
- a CDS encoding cobalamin biosynthesis protein yields the protein MTDNSAVPTLVVGLGCQRGCPVSTLRALLDQALQAHRIELSQVKALASIDLKREEPGLIELAAQLELPLMYFSSEQLAGYQPQLSHRSDIAFERTGCYGVAESAALALAEQLAQAPAKLLISRQKYAQATLALAGAA from the coding sequence ATGACCGATAACAGCGCCGTGCCGACCCTGGTGGTCGGCCTGGGCTGCCAGCGCGGCTGCCCCGTCAGCACGTTGCGCGCATTGCTCGACCAGGCGCTGCAGGCTCATCGAATCGAGCTGAGCCAGGTCAAGGCCCTGGCCAGCATCGACCTGAAGCGCGAAGAACCGGGCCTCATCGAACTGGCCGCGCAGCTCGAGTTGCCGCTGATGTATTTCAGCAGCGAACAGCTGGCCGGTTATCAGCCGCAACTCAGCCACCGTTCGGACATCGCGTTCGAACGCACCGGCTGTTACGGCGTCGCCGAAAGCGCCGCCCTGGCCCTGGCCGAACAACTGGCCCAGGCGCCGGCAAAACTGCTGATTTCGCGACAGAAATATGCCCAGGCCACCCTCGCGTTGGCTGGCGCGGCGTAA
- a CDS encoding CbtA family protein, with protein MIKRIAQTAGFSGLLAALLLTLLQSFWVSPLIMQAETYEKSEPAAVEIHEHAAGAVVAHTHDAEAWEPEDGWQRVLSTTGGNLVVAVGFALMLAGLYTLRAPTKTSQGLLWGLAGYATFVLAPTLGLPPELPGTAAADLAQRQIWWIGTAASTAAGIALIVFSRHWLMKVLGAAILAVPHVIGAPQPEVHSMLAPQALESQFKIASQLTNVAFWLALGLVSAWLFRRKSDGQYQA; from the coding sequence ATGATCAAGCGTATCGCGCAAACCGCGGGTTTCAGCGGGCTGCTGGCTGCCCTGTTGCTGACCCTGCTGCAAAGTTTCTGGGTTTCGCCGCTGATTATGCAGGCCGAGACCTACGAAAAATCCGAACCGGCGGCTGTTGAAATCCATGAACACGCCGCGGGCGCTGTCGTCGCTCATACCCACGATGCCGAGGCCTGGGAGCCGGAAGACGGCTGGCAGCGCGTGCTGTCGACCACCGGCGGCAACCTGGTGGTCGCAGTCGGTTTCGCGTTGATGCTGGCCGGTCTCTATACCTTGCGCGCCCCGACCAAAACCTCCCAGGGCCTGCTCTGGGGCCTGGCCGGCTATGCGACCTTCGTACTCGCCCCGACCCTGGGCCTGCCGCCTGAGCTGCCGGGAACTGCCGCGGCCGATCTGGCGCAACGACAGATCTGGTGGATCGGCACAGCGGCCTCCACCGCGGCCGGCATCGCCCTGATCGTGTTCAGCCGTCACTGGCTGATGAAGGTCCTGGGCGCCGCGATCCTCGCTGTTCCCCACGTGATAGGCGCGCCACAACCGGAAGTGCACTCGATGCTCGCGCCGCAAGCCCTCGAGTCGCAATTCAAAATCGCTTCGCAGCTGACCAACGTCGCGTTCTGGCTGGCCCTGGGCCTGGTCAGCGCCTGGTTGTTCCGCCGCAAAAGCGATGGCCAATACCAAGCATGA
- a CDS encoding CbtB domain-containing protein, producing the protein MSIISSTGSNTDKSTASSTTTLTQRLTAAACASILGACLVYFAGFSHIESVHNAAHDTRHSAAFPCH; encoded by the coding sequence ATGTCGATCATCAGCAGCACCGGCAGCAACACAGACAAGAGCACCGCCAGCAGCACCACGACCCTGACTCAACGCCTGACCGCCGCCGCGTGTGCGTCGATCCTTGGCGCGTGCCTTGTGTATTTCGCCGGTTTCTCGCACATCGAGTCGGTGCACAATGCCGCGCACGATACCCGTCACAGCGCCGCCTTCCCGTGCCATTGA